The Vibrio syngnathi DNA window TAAAGACCCGGCGACATTTGACTTCAAAGATCCTGACACCTATAACCGTGCAACGTCTTCGACGGTCTACGATTCTATGGGTCAGTCTTACAAGTTAACGACTTACTACCTAAAAGATCAAACTCAACCTAATACTTGGCAAACGTACTACACCATGTCTGATGAAACGGGTGAAAAGCCGGTAAACATCACAGGTGGTGACGCGACGAATTCAGCAGGTCATGTTGGTCACACAATGAAGTTCAACAATGACGGTACATTAGCAAGCCTTAACAATGGTCAGCCAATTCTCTCTGATCCTATCGGTGCTGGTGAGAACGCAATTGATTTGAACGGTGCTGATCCAACACAGGTACTTAACTTTGGTCTGGATTCTTCAACTCAGTTTGCCGCTCCGTTCGAACTTTCTAGGTTTGATGAAGATGGCGCGACAACAGGTTTCTTAACGAAAATCGATTTCGATGAGTACGGCAGTGTTCTAGGCAGTTACTCAAACGGTGAAAATGTGATACTAGGCCGCGTAGGTTTAGTTCGTGTACCGAATGAGCATGGTCTAGATAAGAAAGGCGGCACTCAATGGGATTCTACTAACGCTTCAGGTGATAAAATCTGGGGTGAATCAAATAAAGGTTCATTTGGTAGTATTAACAATGGCTCACTAGAGCAGTCGAATATCGATATGACTCAAGAATTGGTTGATTTGATTTCTGCTCAACGTAACTTCCAAGCGAACTCTCGTTCTCTAGAAGTGCACAACCAACTGCAACAGAATATTCTTCAGATTCGTTAATCGTTTCGAGCGTCTGAATCATCTGCGAATACCCAATTCAATGTTATTGAGTTGGGTATTGTTGATGAATGACGTATGGCTATTTGCTTTTCTATTTGCCGCCTCTATTGCCGCACGGTAATGCCACAGGCAATAATTCTTCCAGAATGATCCTTTGATGATCACCCTTCTTGTTTGTTTTACATTTAAATTGTTGATAAATAACGCTTAAAAATATTGGCATAATGCTTGCTTAATTAGCCCCAGAAGATGATTTTTGGAGCAAAATTATGGATCGCGCACTGTTTCTTGCCATGAGTGGCGCTAAACAAAACATGCAGGCGTTGCAGCTACGTTCAAACAACCTTGCCAACGTAAGTACTACGGGTTTCCGTGCTGATTTAGCACAAGCACGTTCAATGCAAGCGTATGGTGAAGGCATGCCTACTCGTGTCTTCAGTATGACAGAGCGTCCGGGCCATAATTTCGCACAAGGTAGCGTGGTAACCACTGGTCGAGATCTCGACGTTACGATTCAAGGTGATGGCTGGATTTCAGTCATGGACAACACGGGTCGTGAAGGTTTAACCCGTAACGGTAACCTAAGGGTTGACCAAAACGGTTTACTTACCAACGCAAGTGGCCATTTAGTGCTCGGTGAAAACGACGCACCAATCACGCTCCCAATCCCAATCAGTAAAGTAGAAATTGGTACCGATGGTACGATCTCCGTTATTCCTCAAGGCGCTCCTGCTGAAGAATTGGCGGTGGTTGACCGTATTAAACTTGTACGTCCAGACAACCAAAGTTTGTTTAAAGATACGAATGGTCTATTCCGTTCTAAAAACCCAGATCAGGCATACGAAGCGGATGCAGCGGTAACGTTGCTGAAAGGTGCTATCGAAGGCAGTAACGTAAATGCCGTAGGCGAAATGACCAGCTTAATTGACTTACAACGTCAATTTGAAATGCAGGTCAAGATGATGAGCACCGCAGAGGAAATGGACAAGTCGTCTGATTCACTGCTTCGTATGAGCTAATAGAATTTTAAGGAAATTACTATGCATCCAGCATTATGGGTAAGTAAAACCGGTTTAGACGCCCAACAAACCAATATTTCAACAATTTCAAACAACCTTGCCAACGCATCAACCATTGGTTTTAAAAAGAGCCGTGCGGTGTTTGAAGATCTGTTCTATCAGAATATTAACCAACCAGGCGGTCAATCGTCTCAGAATACTGAGCTACCGAGTGGCTTGATGTTGGGTGCCGGTTCAAAAGTCGTTGCAACTCAAAAGGTGCACACTCACGGTAATGCACAAACGACGTCTAACAGCCTAGATATGATGATCGAGGGTGATGGTTTCTTCCAAGTTGAAATGCCAGATGGTGAAACAGGTTATAGCCGTAACGGTCAGTTCACACTGAACGGTGACGGTGCGATCGTAACATCGGGCCAAGGTTATGCCCTACAACCCGAAATCGTTATTCCTGAAGACTCGATTTCGGTAACGGTTGGTAACGATGGTGAAGTGTCGGTTCGTCTGCGTGGTCAGCAAAACAACGTCGTGGTTGGCCAAATTACCATTACTGACTTCGTAAACCCAGGTGGTTTAGAGCCCATCGGCCAAAACCTTTACTTGCCTACAGGCGCAAGTGGTGACCCGCAAGAGGGGGTTCCGGGGTTGAACGGCTTAGGTAATGTTCGTCAGTCTATGCTTGAAGCATCCAATGTAAACGTAACTGAAGAGTTGGTTAATATGATTGAAGCTCAACGTGTATACGAAATGAACTCAAAAGTTATCTCGGCGGTAGATAAGATGATGAGCTTCGTTAACCAACAGCTCTAGCGGGTTAATTCGCTATCTATTTACGTCTACTTAATCGTTCTATTTCCATTGTTTGCTGAGAGTACATCGCCATGAAACGTATTGTTTGTTTAGCTCTATTTTTAACTATGACGGGCTGTACCACACTGGAGCCAATTGAAACTCCGGCGCAAGAGAACGCAACCACTGTGGTTGATGCTGTAGAAGGCGACAAGTCGGCCCAGGAAAGCTCTGGTATTATCGACACACTTCGAGATAGAACGGACCCTATTGCTGGTGACCCTGCATGGGCGCCAATCAACCCCAAGAAAAAACAAGAGCATTATGCAGCAGCAACAGGCTCACTGTTCAATGTTAACCACATTGGCAGCATGTATGATGACTCAAAACCTCGCGGTATTGGTGACATCATTACAGTTGCGTTAGATGAGAACACGCGAGCGACCAAAAAAGCTAATGCAGATATGTCTAAATCAAACGACGCATCAATGGAACCGTTAGCTGTAGGTGGTGAAAATCTAGAACTTGGTAAATACAATTTTTCTTACGATCTGAGTAACACCAACACCTTTGCTGGAGATGCATCAGCTAACCAAAGTAACAGCATCAGCGGCTACATTACTGTTGAAGTTATCGAAGTATTAGCCAATGGCAACCTAGTGGTTCGTGGTGAAAAGTGGATGACCTTGAATACGGGTGATGAGTATATTCGCCTAAGTGGCACCATCCGCCCTGATGATATCGACTTTGAGAATACCATTGCTTCGAACCGTGTTTCGAACGCACGAATTCAGTACTCGGGTACGGGTGTGCAGAAAGATATGCAAGAACCTGGATTCTTGGCACGATTCTTTAATGTATCACTGTAGAGCTTGAGGCCTTGTCCGCATGTTGACACTCTCAGGATTGTCTAACTTCAAGCTAACTCATTATAAATTAAAGTAATACAGACAGGTTGCTCAATGAAAAAACTAACACTCGTACTCTTCGGCATGCTATTCCTTGCCACCAGTGCTCATGCTGCGCGTATTAAAGACGTGGCAAAAGTGGCGGGTGTTCGTAGTAACCAACTTGTCGGCTACGGTTTGGTCACAGGTTTGCCGGGCACCGGTGAGACAACTCCCTTTACGGATCAAACGTTTAACGCAATGCTGCAAAATTTTGGCATTCAATTGCCGCCTGGTACTAAGCCAAAAACCAAAAACGTAGCGGCTGTTATTGTTACCGCTGAATTACCGGCTTTCTCTAAGCAAGGTCAGGAAGTTGACGTAACTGTATCGTCTATTGGTTCTGCAAAAAGCCTTCGTGGTGGTACTTTGCTGCAGACTTTCCTTAAAGGTCTAGATGGTCAAGTGTACGCTGTGGCACAAGGTAATTTGGTGGTGAGTGGTTTTAGTGCTCAAGGCAACGACGGTTCTAAGCTCGTTGGTAACAACCCAAACGTCGGTATCATCTCTAGCGGTGCGACGGTAGAGCAAGAAATCCCAACTCCATTTGGCCGTGGTGACTACATCACTTTCAACCTAATCCAATCTGATTTCACGACAGCTCAGCGCCTAGCTGATGCGGTGAATAATTTCCTTGGCCCTCAAATGGCGTCTGCGGTAGATGCGACTTCTGTAAAAGTTCGTGCGCCACGTGAAATCAGCCAACGCGTAGCTTTCTTGTCTGCCATTGAAAACATCGAATTTGACCCAGCCGAGGGCTCTGCAAAAATCATTGTTAACTCTCGTACCGGTACTATTGTTGTTGGTAAGCACGTGCGTTTAAAAGCAGCGGCGGTAACACACGGTGGCATGACGGTTGCGATCAAAGAAAACCTAAATGTAAGCCAGCCTAATGCATTCGCTGGTGGTCAAACGGTCGTGGTTCCCGATTCAGATATCGAAGTAACCGAAGCCGATGGCAAGATGTTCAAGTTCGAACCCGGCTTAACGCTCGACGATTTGGTACGAGCTGTCAACGAAGTTGGCGCCGCACCTTCTGATTTAATGGCAATCCTTCAAGCACTGAAACAAGCGGGTGCAATTGAAGGTCAGTTGATCATTATTTAAGGAATCAAGCATGATTAAAAATAACAATGACATCGGCTTTATTCATGATATCGGTAGCCTAGACCGCCTTCGTCAACAAGCGGTAAGCGGTGAAGAAGGCAGTGAAAAAGAAGCGCTAACCGCTGCGGCGAAACAGTTTGAATCTATTTTTACTTCGATGCTGTTTAAGTCGATGCGTGATGCGAACTCGAGCTTTAAATCAGATATGTTAAACAGTCAGAACGAGCAATTTTATCGTCAGATGCAAGATGACCAAATGGCGAGTGAGTTGAGTGCTTCAGGTTCATTAGGTCTTGCGGATATGATCGTGGCTCAGTTAAGTGCTGGTCAAGCAAGCGACGCAACAGAAGATAAGGTTCGTAGTGAAGGCTTTGATACTTCATTGCAAAGGCCTCGATATTCAGGCCGTGCAGAAGATAGAGTATCGGATGTTCAATCTTCGCAAGCTATGTCAACAACAGGAGTGTCACCTGCAAAACAGTCCGCTTCATTTGACTCTCCAGAATCGTTTGTTGCCTCAATGAAGCCTTACGCTGAAAAAGCGGCGAGTGCGCTCGGTGTTGATTCGTCTCTACTATTGGCACAAGCAGCCCTTGAAACAGGTTGGGGTT harbors:
- the flgE gene encoding flagellar hook protein FlgE, encoding MSYVSLSGLSAAQLDLNTTSNNIANANTFGFKESRAEFGDVYSSSLFTNAKTTPGGGAQASQVAQQFHEGSSIYTNNPMDLRVSGTGFFAVSKDRMVPEINELTRNGAFHLNKDNYMVTANDEFLLGYDVDPNTGEVLSYAPKPLDIPAEFGKPKQTENIEVGVNLPANGDLKDPATFDFKDPDTYNRATSSTVYDSMGQSYKLTTYYLKDQTQPNTWQTYYTMSDETGEKPVNITGGDATNSAGHVGHTMKFNNDGTLASLNNGQPILSDPIGAGENAIDLNGADPTQVLNFGLDSSTQFAAPFELSRFDEDGATTGFLTKIDFDEYGSVLGSYSNGENVILGRVGLVRVPNEHGLDKKGGTQWDSTNASGDKIWGESNKGSFGSINNGSLEQSNIDMTQELVDLISAQRNFQANSRSLEVHNQLQQNILQIR
- the flgF gene encoding flagellar basal-body rod protein FlgF; amino-acid sequence: MDRALFLAMSGAKQNMQALQLRSNNLANVSTTGFRADLAQARSMQAYGEGMPTRVFSMTERPGHNFAQGSVVTTGRDLDVTIQGDGWISVMDNTGREGLTRNGNLRVDQNGLLTNASGHLVLGENDAPITLPIPISKVEIGTDGTISVIPQGAPAEELAVVDRIKLVRPDNQSLFKDTNGLFRSKNPDQAYEADAAVTLLKGAIEGSNVNAVGEMTSLIDLQRQFEMQVKMMSTAEEMDKSSDSLLRMS
- the flgG gene encoding flagellar basal-body rod protein FlgG, producing MHPALWVSKTGLDAQQTNISTISNNLANASTIGFKKSRAVFEDLFYQNINQPGGQSSQNTELPSGLMLGAGSKVVATQKVHTHGNAQTTSNSLDMMIEGDGFFQVEMPDGETGYSRNGQFTLNGDGAIVTSGQGYALQPEIVIPEDSISVTVGNDGEVSVRLRGQQNNVVVGQITITDFVNPGGLEPIGQNLYLPTGASGDPQEGVPGLNGLGNVRQSMLEASNVNVTEELVNMIEAQRVYEMNSKVISAVDKMMSFVNQQL
- the flgH gene encoding flagellar basal body L-ring protein FlgH is translated as MKRIVCLALFLTMTGCTTLEPIETPAQENATTVVDAVEGDKSAQESSGIIDTLRDRTDPIAGDPAWAPINPKKKQEHYAAATGSLFNVNHIGSMYDDSKPRGIGDIITVALDENTRATKKANADMSKSNDASMEPLAVGGENLELGKYNFSYDLSNTNTFAGDASANQSNSISGYITVEVIEVLANGNLVVRGEKWMTLNTGDEYIRLSGTIRPDDIDFENTIASNRVSNARIQYSGTGVQKDMQEPGFLARFFNVSL
- a CDS encoding flagellar basal body P-ring protein FlgI, coding for MKKLTLVLFGMLFLATSAHAARIKDVAKVAGVRSNQLVGYGLVTGLPGTGETTPFTDQTFNAMLQNFGIQLPPGTKPKTKNVAAVIVTAELPAFSKQGQEVDVTVSSIGSAKSLRGGTLLQTFLKGLDGQVYAVAQGNLVVSGFSAQGNDGSKLVGNNPNVGIISSGATVEQEIPTPFGRGDYITFNLIQSDFTTAQRLADAVNNFLGPQMASAVDATSVKVRAPREISQRVAFLSAIENIEFDPAEGSAKIIVNSRTGTIVVGKHVRLKAAAVTHGGMTVAIKENLNVSQPNAFAGGQTVVVPDSDIEVTEADGKMFKFEPGLTLDDLVRAVNEVGAAPSDLMAILQALKQAGAIEGQLIII
- the flgJ gene encoding flagellar assembly peptidoglycan hydrolase FlgJ, which encodes MIKNNNDIGFIHDIGSLDRLRQQAVSGEEGSEKEALTAAAKQFESIFTSMLFKSMRDANSSFKSDMLNSQNEQFYRQMQDDQMASELSASGSLGLADMIVAQLSAGQASDATEDKVRSEGFDTSLQRPRYSGRAEDRVSDVQSSQAMSTTGVSPAKQSASFDSPESFVASMKPYAEKAASALGVDSSLLLAQAALETGWGSKMIKNSLGNSNNLFNIKADRSWKGDKVATQTLEFHGKTAVKESASFRSYSNFEDSFNDYVKFLNENPRYETALQHQGNSENFIKGIHHAGYATDPNYADKVLRVKAKIDEMK